The Ruegeria sp. SCSIO 43209 genomic interval AAGTAGGCGCAGGTTCGATCTATCGCTATTGGAATGGCGAGCTACGGCCATTGGTCCGAGATATCACCATCTCAAATGCAATTTGCTTTGCGCCGGACCGATCCTGCGCCTATTACAGCGATACCGCCACCAAGCTGGTCATGCGTTGGGAACTGGACGCGCAGACAGGCTGGCCCATAGGAAAAGCGGCGGTCTTCCTTGACCTGCAAAGCGAAGATCTGAACCCGGACGGTGCCGTGGTTGATCACGACGGAAACATCTGGATCGCCCAATGGGGTGCCAGCCGGGTTGCAGCCTATACGCCCGGCGGTCAATTCCTGAGAGCGGTTGGTTTCGATGCCAAACACACTTCGTGCCCGAGTTTTGGTGGTGATGACCTGACTACACTGTTCTGCACCACCGCCCGCCAAGGGCTGGACGCGGACACTCTTGTAAGAACGCCGACGAATGGCATGACACTCACCGCGCCAAATGTGGCGCAAGGTCAAGCTGAACACAGAGTTATACTATGAAGCCGGAACTTGGCGTTTGCTATTACCCTGAACACTGGCCCGAAGAAAACTGGGCTCAGGACGCCGCGCGCATGGTCGAGATTGGCTTGAAATGGGTCAGGATCGGCGAATTCGCCTGGAGCCGAATGGAACCCACTGCTGGAGACCTGCAATTCGACTGGTTGGATCGCGCGATTGAAACCTTGGGTGCGGCAGGGCTGAAGATTGTGCTGGGCACCCCGACGGCAACACCTCCGCGATGGATGCTGGACAAGCATCCCGACATGCTGGCTGTGGATGCTGATTGCAATCTACGCAAGTTCGGCTCACGCAGACATTATTGCTTTAGTCACACCGGCTATATCGACGAATGCAAGCGGATCACGAAGATCATGGGTCGGCGCTATGGCCGCAACCCGTATATCGCTGCTTGGCAAATCGATAACGAATATGGCTGTCACGATACGACGCTCAGCTATAGTGCTGCGGCGCTGTATGCTTTTCACCGCTGGCTGTCGAACCGATACAACTCGATCGACGCGTTGAACGATGCCTGGGGGAATGTGTTCTGGTCGATGGAATATAACAGCTTCGATCAGATCGAGCTGCCGAACCAGCCCGTAACCGAGCCCAACCCGGCACACGTCTTGGCGTTTCGCAGGTTCAGTTCGGATCAAGTGGTGGCGTTCAACAAGGCCCAGGTCGATGCGCTGCGGCCGCTAACGGATCAACCATTGCTGCACAATTACATGGGGCGTGTGCTGGAATTCGATCATTTCGATGTAGGCAGGGATTTGGACATCGCGACGTGGGACAGCTATCCTATTGGCTTCCTGTCGGATCGGTTGGAAGTGGACGAGCCGCACAAGACTGCATTTCTGCAGCAGGGTGATCCGGACATGCAGGCCTTTCACCACGACCTATACCGCGCCGTCGGTCGAGGCCGTTGGTGGGTCATGGAACAGCAACCCGGTCCAGTGAACTGGGCCCCCTACAACCCGGCACCCCTGCCCGGCATGGTGCGTCTCTGGTCGCTTGAGGCGGTGGCCCATGGGGCCGAAGTGGTCAGCTATTTCCGCTGGCGGCAAGCACCGTTCGGGCAGGAACAGATGCATGCCGGTCTACTTACCCCGCATGGCGACGAAGCACCCGGTTTGGCAGAGGCGCGTCAGACCGCCGATGATCTGGCCGCGATAGGCACGGTTAAACCAGCCCATGCACAGGTTGCTATCGTCTTCGATTATGCATCTGACTGGGCCTGGACAACGCAGCCTCAGGGCGCGGGGTTCGACTATTTCCGGCTCGTATTCTCTGCCTACCGCGCGTTGCGGCGCGCTGGGTTGTCGGTGGATTTCGTGCCTCAGGACAAGGTCGGCAAGGAGCACTATAATCTGATCCTAGCACCGGGCCTGGCTGCCCTAGGCGATCTTGAACAAAGGCTACTACAAGGATGTGATCTTGCCGTTCTGGGACCGCGCAGCGGGGCAATCACCGCAGATTTTCAGATCCATGATTCGGGGCGCCCAGGTCTTGATGGCCTCAGCAGCCATGTCGATCTGATCGAAACTTTGCCACCCGGCGTAACCCGTATTGTCGAAGGGGGTGGTGCTGCGGAACATTGGGTTGAGCGCTTGTCAGGCTCCGCCCAAAAATTGCTTTCTTTCGCAGATGGCGCTGCGGCGTTGCATGGCGGTGCCGGTCTTTGGTATTTGGCGGGGTTCCCCGATGAGGCCCTTTGGGATCGCGTCATAGCCATGGCGGCCCAGAAAACGGATCTGGCGCTCCATCCGATGCCCAAAGGGCTGCGGCGGCGCGAGACGCAGTCGCACGAAGTGCTGATCAACTATAATGCGCATTCAGTGACATGGGACGGCCAGCAGATCGAGGGATGTGATGTCCTGTTCAGGACGCGCGGTTCATATAAACGTTAATCTAGATACCGCTAACATAACCTGTTAGATGGCGTGACGCTGGTCATGGCTCCAACAGGTTGCGACAATGAAATATACCCGTTCTGACTTTCCCAATGGCTTTCTGTTTGGTGCGGCTTCCCCTGCAGAACCGGCAACTGGCCTAGACATGCACCGCTTTACAGTTCGTTGGCAACACATCATGCCAGACGGTCGCATTCCTGATGCACGCGCATTGGATCAGTGCGAGCAGCGGATTGATCAGCTTTTGGCACACAGCATTCGGCCATGCATCGTGCTGGATCACAACGATATCCCCCCAGCGCTGGAGGATATCGGCGGGTGGCGCAATCGAGTAATGGTCGACTATTTTGCAGCGTTTTCTGAGGTAATCGTCGCTCGGATGGGTGATCGGATATTCAACATCTCTACCTTGAATCCGTCCGTCGGAATCGAACGCGACCCTCGCACCAATGCCCGCAGCCTGCACCATCAATTGCTTGCACAGGGCGCGGCGCGTCAGGAAATGCGGAGCTATGGGATGGCCAATCTGGGTGTAGAGGTCGATCCGCTCATCCTTGATACGATAACCAACGGGCAATACTCGCAGTCTTTGCTGGATCGATTGGCCAGCCACTTTCCCGAAAATTGGCGGGATGATTTTTCCATCATCGCCGAGCCGATTGATTGGTGCAGCGTAGTCGTGAAAGAAGGCACTGACATAGACAGGCTCATGCGCACAACACATGAGCAATCGCTGCCTTCATTCGTGACCGTAGCTGCCGATGCGGGTCACGACTTGGTGCATACGCTGGAGCGCATGCATGACGCGCTTGAATCCGACACCTTGGTACACGGCATTTTCGTTCAGTCCGGGACCGACGTCGAGGCGTTACAGACAATCCAAACAAGTGACGCCCAGCCGGCCC includes:
- a CDS encoding SMP-30/gluconolactonase/LRE family protein, yielding MSQVYDDRPCELGEGPLWHPKRQQLFWFDIIGKRLMTRENEQAHSWAFDEHVSAAGWVDRDTLLIASETGLWRFGLESRAKDLIAPLEVDNPVTRSNDGRADPWGGFWIGTMGKQAEVGAGSIYRYWNGELRPLVRDITISNAICFAPDRSCAYYSDTATKLVMRWELDAQTGWPIGKAAVFLDLQSEDLNPDGAVVDHDGNIWIAQWGASRVAAYTPGGQFLRAVGFDAKHTSCPSFGGDDLTTLFCTTARQGLDADTLVRTPTNGMTLTAPNVAQGQAEHRVIL
- a CDS encoding beta-galactosidase, with the protein product MKPELGVCYYPEHWPEENWAQDAARMVEIGLKWVRIGEFAWSRMEPTAGDLQFDWLDRAIETLGAAGLKIVLGTPTATPPRWMLDKHPDMLAVDADCNLRKFGSRRHYCFSHTGYIDECKRITKIMGRRYGRNPYIAAWQIDNEYGCHDTTLSYSAAALYAFHRWLSNRYNSIDALNDAWGNVFWSMEYNSFDQIELPNQPVTEPNPAHVLAFRRFSSDQVVAFNKAQVDALRPLTDQPLLHNYMGRVLEFDHFDVGRDLDIATWDSYPIGFLSDRLEVDEPHKTAFLQQGDPDMQAFHHDLYRAVGRGRWWVMEQQPGPVNWAPYNPAPLPGMVRLWSLEAVAHGAEVVSYFRWRQAPFGQEQMHAGLLTPHGDEAPGLAEARQTADDLAAIGTVKPAHAQVAIVFDYASDWAWTTQPQGAGFDYFRLVFSAYRALRRAGLSVDFVPQDKVGKEHYNLILAPGLAALGDLEQRLLQGCDLAVLGPRSGAITADFQIHDSGRPGLDGLSSHVDLIETLPPGVTRIVEGGGAAEHWVERLSGSAQKLLSFADGAAALHGGAGLWYLAGFPDEALWDRVIAMAAQKTDLALHPMPKGLRRRETQSHEVLINYNAHSVTWDGQQIEGCDVLFRTRGSYKR